The Heptranchias perlo isolate sHepPer1 unplaced genomic scaffold, sHepPer1.hap1 HAP1_SCAFFOLD_258, whole genome shotgun sequence genome includes a window with the following:
- the LOC137310527 gene encoding uncharacterized protein: MLLFFTGEPSSRPVPSSQPIPSSLHSQFPARSQLPPIPAHCLFPAPSVPSSLSVPSSLRSQLTVCSQLPPFPAHCLFPAPSDPSSLSVPSSLRSQLTVCSQLPPFPAHCLFPAPSDPSSLSVPSSLRSQLPVRSQLPPIPAHCLFPAPSVPSSLSVPSSLRSQLTVCSQLPPIPAHCLFPAPSDPSSLSVPSSLRSQLTVCSQLPPIPAHCLFPAPSDPSSLSVPSSLRSQLPPIPAPCPFPAPCPFPAPCPFPAPSIPSSRPVPSSLRSQLTVCSQLPPIPAHCLFPAPSDPSSLSVPSSLRSQLPVRSQLPPIPAPSDPSSLSVPSSLRSQLPVRSQLPPFSAPCPFPAPSDPSSLSVPSSLRSQLPVRSQLPVRSQLPVCSQLPVRSQLPVRSQLPVRSQLPARSQLPVRSQLPVRSQLPAHSQLPVRFQLPVRSQLPPFPAPSVPSSLRSQLPVRSQLPPFPAPSIPSSLSVPSSLSVSSSLRSQLPPFPAPSVPSSL; this comes from the exons ATGTTGTTATTCT TCACTGGTGAACCCAGTTCACGGCCCGTTCCCAGTTCCCAGCCCATTCCCAGCTCCCTCCATTCCCAGTTCCCGGCCCGTTCCCAGCTCCCTCCGATCCCAGCTCACTGTCTGTTCCCAGCTCCCTCCGTTCCCAGCTCACTGTCTGTTCCCAGCTCCCTCCGATCCCAGCTCACTGTCTGTTCCCAGCTCCCTCCGTTCCCAGCTCACTGTCTGTTCCCAGCTCCCTCCGATCCCAGCTCACTGTCTGTTCCCAGCTCCCTCCGATCCCAGCTCACTGTCTGTTCCCAGCTCCCTCCGTTCCCAGCTCACTGTCTGTTCCCAGCTCCCTCCGATCCCAGCTCACTGTCTGTTCCCAGCTCCCTCCGATCCCAGCTCCCTGTCCGTTCCCAGCTCCCTCCGATCCCAGCTCACTGTCTGTTCCCAGCTCCCTCCGTTCCCAGCTCACTGTCTGTTCCCAGCTCCCTCCGTTCCCAGCTCACTGTCTGTTCCCAGCTCCCTCCGATCCCAGCTCACTGTCTGTTCCCAGCTCCCTCCGATCCCAGCTCACTGTCTGTTCCCAGCTCCCTCCGTTCCCAGCTCACTGTCTGTTCCCAGCTCCCTCCGATCCCAGCTCACTGTCTGTTCCCAGCTCCCTCCGATCCCAGCTCCCTGTCCGTTCCCAGCTCCCTCCGATCCCAGCTCCCTCCGATCCCAGCTCCCTGTCCGTTCCCAGCTCCCTGTCCGTTCCCAGCTCCCTGTCCGTTCCCAGCTCCCTCCATTCCCAGTTCCCGGCCCGTTCCCAGCTCCCTCCGATCCCAGCTCACTGTCTGTTCCCAGCTCCCTCCGATCCCAGCTCACTGTCTGTTCCCAGCTCCCTCCGATCCCAGCTCACTGTCTGTTCCCAGTTCCCTCCGATCCCAGCTCCCTGTCCGTTCCCAGCTCCCTCCGATCCCAGCTCCCTCCGATCCCAGCTCCCTGTCCGTTCCCAGCTCCCTCCGTTCTCAGCTCCCTGTCCGTTCCCAGCTCCCTCCGTTCTCAGCTCCCTGTCCGTTCCCAGCTCCCTCCGATCCCAGCTCCCTGTCTGTTCCCAGCTCCCTCCGTTCTCAGCTCCCTGTCCGTTCCCAGCTCCCTGTCCGTTCCCAGCTCCCTGTCTGTTCCCAGCTCCCTGTCCGTTCCCAGCTCCCTGTCCGTTCCCAGCTCCCTGTCCGTTCCCAGCTCCCAGCCCGTTCCCAGCTCCCTGTCCGTTCCCAGCTCCCTGTCCGTTCCCAGCTCCCAGCCCATTCCCAGCTCCCTGTCCGTTTCCAGCTCCCTGTCCGTTCCCAGCTCCCTCCGTTCCCAGCTCCCTCCGTTCCCAGCTCCCTCCGATCCCAGCTCCCTGTCCGTTCCCAGCTCCCTCCATTCCCAGCTCCCTCCATTCCCAGCTCCCTGTCCGTTCCCAGCTCCCTGTCCGTTTCCAGCTCCCTCCGTTCCCAGCTCCCTCCGTTCCCAGCTCCCTCCGTTCCCAGCTCCCTCTGA